Proteins from a genomic interval of Pseudomonas asplenii:
- a CDS encoding sugar diacid recognition domain-containing protein, with protein sequence MFELDHDLAQDIVDRTMAILPYNVNVMDSQGLILGSGEQERINTRHEGAQLVLANGRVVEIDVQTAKCLKGVQPGINLPLLHDQRLIGVLGITGDPDQLRTYAELVRMTAEMLVGQRHQQAEQQWRRQRCDDLLALLLGDGGDSPRLVDEARQLGLKPQLSRIPCLFELEPGQATDALIAWLQSRYPDSWCFSASPVSLLWCRPATVVLDEQRLLEKLDGLGWQVLRVAVGGQADGLAGLRRCYRRVSDLLGYGREVLPSSRVLPLNRYRLPVMLWRYRTDDALEELLKPLHKVLAKDSNGQLLSTLRSWCEHDGQSQACAEALGIHRNSLRYRMERIAELSGVDPMRLDGMLALYLGVQLLPQA encoded by the coding sequence ATGTTCGAACTGGACCATGACCTCGCGCAGGATATCGTCGACCGTACCATGGCGATCCTGCCCTACAACGTGAACGTCATGGACAGCCAGGGGCTGATTCTCGGCAGCGGCGAACAGGAACGGATCAACACCCGCCATGAGGGTGCGCAGTTGGTCCTGGCCAATGGGCGGGTCGTCGAGATCGACGTACAGACGGCCAAATGCCTCAAGGGCGTGCAGCCCGGGATCAACCTGCCATTGCTGCATGACCAGCGCTTGATCGGTGTGCTGGGCATCACTGGCGATCCGGATCAGTTACGCACCTATGCCGAACTGGTGCGCATGACGGCCGAGATGCTGGTGGGGCAACGCCATCAGCAAGCCGAGCAGCAGTGGCGGCGTCAACGTTGCGACGATCTGCTGGCGTTGCTGCTCGGCGACGGTGGCGACTCCCCCCGGCTGGTCGACGAGGCCCGGCAGTTGGGGCTCAAGCCGCAACTGTCACGCATTCCCTGTCTGTTCGAGCTGGAGCCGGGGCAGGCGACTGACGCGCTGATCGCCTGGCTGCAGTCGCGTTACCCTGACAGTTGGTGCTTCAGTGCTTCGCCGGTATCGCTACTCTGGTGTCGCCCGGCGACGGTTGTGCTGGATGAACAGCGGCTGCTGGAAAAGCTCGACGGCCTCGGTTGGCAGGTCTTGCGGGTGGCGGTGGGAGGACAGGCCGATGGTCTGGCAGGGTTGCGTCGCTGCTATCGGCGGGTCAGCGACCTGCTCGGTTATGGCCGTGAGGTGCTGCCGAGCAGCCGCGTGTTGCCGCTCAACCGTTATCGACTGCCGGTGATGCTCTGGCGCTATCGCACGGACGATGCCCTGGAGGAACTGCTCAAGCCGTTGCACAAGGTGCTGGCCAAGGACAGCAACGGCCAGTTGCTCTCGACCCTGCGCAGTTGGTGCGAACATGACGGCCAGAGCCAGGCCTGTGCCGAGGCCCTGGGCATCCATCGCAACAGCCTGCGCTACCGAATGGAACGGATCGCCGAACTCAGCGGCGTCGATCCGATGCGGCTCGATGGCATGTTGGCGTTGTACCTGGGGGTACAACTGCTGCCGCAGGCGTGA
- the pncA gene encoding bifunctional nicotinamidase/pyrazinamidase has protein sequence MPHPASLPLNDPRCALIVIDVQNDFIPGGRLAVTGGDEIVPLINQLASRFRNVIIAQDWHPAGHASFASSHPGRQPFEIVQLAYGTQVLWPDHCLQGSHGAELHADLQLPHARLVIRKGCNAQIDSYSAFVEADRRTPTGLAGYLRECGIDTVYLVGLALDYCVAWSALDARAAGFTTTLIPDACRAIDLDGSLKRAMEEMEAAGVQFMNAKALMSL, from the coding sequence ATGCCCCATCCCGCCAGCCTGCCCCTGAACGACCCACGCTGCGCCCTGATCGTGATTGATGTGCAGAATGACTTCATCCCCGGCGGCCGCCTGGCCGTCACCGGTGGCGATGAGATCGTGCCGCTGATCAACCAGTTGGCCAGCCGTTTTCGCAATGTGATCATTGCGCAGGACTGGCACCCGGCCGGGCACGCCTCGTTCGCCAGCAGCCATCCGGGGCGCCAACCTTTCGAGATCGTGCAACTGGCCTATGGCACCCAGGTGCTGTGGCCCGACCATTGCCTGCAGGGCAGCCACGGCGCCGAACTGCATGCCGACCTGCAACTGCCCCATGCCCGGCTGGTGATCCGCAAGGGCTGCAATGCGCAGATCGACAGCTATTCGGCATTCGTCGAGGCCGACCGCCGCACGCCGACCGGGCTGGCAGGCTACCTGCGTGAATGCGGAATCGACACCGTGTATCTGGTCGGCCTGGCCCTGGACTATTGCGTCGCCTGGTCGGCGCTGGATGCACGGGCGGCGGGATTCACGACCACCCTGATCCCCGATGCCTGTCGTGCCATTGACCTGGATGGATCGCTGAAGCGGGCCATGGAGGAGATGGAGGCTGCCGGCGTGCAATTCATGAACGCCAAGGCGCTCATGTCCCTGTAA
- a CDS encoding RNA polymerase sigma factor — MGQHLTRLWRYALLLSRQRHLAEDLVQATCVRALERAEQFVAGTRLDRWLFSILHSIWLNEIRSQRVRRGQGQVDADEVLAFDGEQVVQTHVLAAQVIRRVDALPEAQRETVFLAYVEGLSYKEVAHILEVPIGTVMSRLAAARAKLAENPPLRAVPTSTSGERQ, encoded by the coding sequence CTGGGCCAGCACCTGACACGCCTGTGGCGTTACGCCCTGCTGTTGTCCCGGCAACGACATCTCGCCGAAGACCTGGTACAGGCCACCTGCGTACGGGCGCTGGAGCGTGCTGAACAGTTCGTGGCCGGCACTCGCCTGGATCGCTGGCTGTTCAGCATCCTGCATTCGATCTGGCTCAACGAGATCCGCTCCCAGCGCGTACGCCGGGGTCAGGGCCAGGTCGATGCCGACGAAGTGCTGGCCTTCGACGGCGAGCAGGTGGTGCAAACCCATGTGCTCGCTGCACAGGTAATCCGGCGCGTCGATGCACTGCCCGAAGCCCAACGCGAAACCGTGTTCCTGGCCTATGTTGAAGGCCTGTCGTACAAGGAAGTGGCTCACATTCTAGAGGTGCCGATCGGCACGGTCATGAGCCGACTCGCCGCCGCACGCGCGAAACTGGCGGAGAACCCGCCGCTGCGTGCCGTGCCCACCTCAACCAGCGGAGAACGGCAATGA
- a CDS encoding SulP family inorganic anion transporter, translating into MREPSLQNIAAAPVQPRRLGPDLVAGLSIAGLLLPEAVAYSSIANLPPQAGVIALFAGLLCYGLFGTSRFAIVSATSSSAAVLAAATLSVAGPDMALRLTMAIGLVLITGLMFLLAGLFKLGSMTSFIAKPVLRGFAFGLAVTIILKQLASIVDVHPQHSDLIRFVPELLGQLPDWNWAGAAVAIVALVLLTLLGRFRRVPGGLLVVMLGVAAGKWLDLPSHGINLIGVIDLQLAVPSLPRLGFSDWLKLVELGFALVMILYAESYGSISAFALKHGDRVSSNRDLLVLGGANLLSGLFHGMPAGAGYSATSANEAAGATSRCAGVVAALVVLVIVATLLPLIALTPEPVLAAIVIHALARAVSLEPLQRYFVWRRDRFLAICAVGAVLLLGVLDGLLAAVAISLMLMLRQMSSAVVQVLGHLADGHDFVDCQLHPQARQVPGVLILRPGEALFFANAERILRSVQRLARQQGSQVRAVILSLEESPDLDGTSIEALQDFIVRFKGEGKQLLLARLKHGAHQALLGLPEEVLSAVTLSELSVHAAVQQAHAAKG; encoded by the coding sequence ATGCGTGAACCCTCCCTGCAAAATATCGCTGCTGCACCCGTCCAACCGCGTCGTCTGGGCCCCGATCTGGTCGCCGGCCTGTCGATTGCCGGCTTGCTGTTGCCGGAGGCGGTCGCCTATTCGAGTATCGCCAACCTGCCGCCCCAGGCCGGGGTGATCGCCCTGTTTGCCGGGCTGCTCTGCTACGGCCTGTTTGGCACCAGTCGTTTTGCAATCGTCTCGGCCACTTCGTCGTCGGCTGCCGTGTTGGCGGCGGCGACGCTGTCAGTGGCGGGTCCCGACATGGCCTTGCGCCTGACCATGGCCATCGGCCTGGTGCTGATCACCGGCCTGATGTTCCTGCTCGCCGGCCTGTTCAAGCTGGGCAGCATGACCTCGTTCATCGCCAAACCGGTGCTGCGGGGTTTTGCCTTCGGTCTGGCGGTGACCATCATCCTCAAGCAGTTGGCGAGCATTGTCGATGTGCACCCGCAACACAGCGACCTGATCCGTTTCGTTCCGGAGCTGCTCGGGCAACTGCCCGATTGGAACTGGGCAGGGGCGGCGGTCGCGATCGTGGCGCTGGTCTTGCTGACGCTGCTCGGACGGTTTCGGCGTGTGCCGGGTGGTCTGCTGGTGGTCATGCTGGGCGTTGCGGCGGGCAAATGGCTGGACCTGCCGAGCCATGGCATCAACCTGATTGGCGTCATCGACCTGCAACTGGCGGTACCGTCGCTGCCGCGCCTGGGTTTCTCCGATTGGTTGAAGCTGGTGGAGCTGGGCTTTGCCCTGGTAATGATCCTGTATGCCGAGTCCTATGGTTCCATCAGCGCCTTTGCCCTCAAGCATGGTGATCGGGTCAGTTCCAACCGCGACCTGCTGGTCCTTGGCGGCGCCAACCTGTTGTCCGGACTGTTCCACGGCATGCCGGCCGGTGCCGGGTATTCGGCGACGTCGGCCAACGAAGCCGCTGGGGCGACTTCACGTTGCGCCGGCGTAGTAGCCGCGCTGGTGGTACTGGTGATCGTTGCGACCCTGCTGCCACTGATCGCGCTGACACCGGAGCCGGTGCTGGCGGCGATCGTCATCCATGCGCTGGCCCGGGCGGTCAGCCTGGAACCGCTGCAGCGTTATTTCGTCTGGCGGCGCGATCGTTTCCTGGCGATCTGTGCGGTAGGTGCGGTGTTGTTGCTCGGTGTGCTGGATGGTCTGCTGGCGGCGGTGGCAATCAGTCTGATGCTGATGCTGCGGCAGATGTCCTCGGCGGTGGTGCAGGTACTCGGGCATCTGGCCGACGGGCACGATTTTGTCGACTGCCAACTGCATCCGCAGGCGCGGCAGGTGCCAGGTGTGTTGATCCTGCGCCCGGGCGAGGCGCTGTTTTTCGCCAATGCCGAACGGATCCTGCGCAGTGTGCAGCGCCTGGCGCGTCAGCAGGGATCGCAGGTCCGCGCGGTGATTCTGAGTCTGGAGGAGTCGCCGGATCTGGATGGGACCAGTATCGAGGCCTTGCAGGATTTTATCGTGCGCTTCAAGGGCGAGGGTAAGCAGTTGCTGTTGGCGCGGCTCAAGCACGGGGCGCATCAGGCGCTGCTGGGGTTGCCTGAGGAGGTCTTGTCTGCGGTCACCCTCAGTGAGCTGAGTGTGCATGCGGCGGTGCAGCAGGCCCATGCGGCAAAAGGCTAG
- a CDS encoding methyl-accepting chemotaxis protein encodes MPRSLTIAKRLGLGFGLVLSLLTLVTLIGVNRVGLIDSTLTDVSDDSAVKQRYAINFRGSVHDRAIAIRDAVLVRDNAGLQNHLGNIEKLNADYQASAQPMDAIFAKMGASDAERRLLDDIKSTERTTLALTARLIELRRQGDMDKAQAFLLSDISPAYKEWLKRINALIDWEEASIGKQLTEVRTTASHFATLMLLVTTIAVLLSVLVSVLIIRNLKSTLGAEPEVVADAIRQLANGQLDGVIETRHPNSVMGALKTSNRHLAETITEVRAVAHDLIGSSSQLQASSDSNSEQMRLQTGETQRMATAVNQMAATVHEIAAYAQNAAQASNAADHAVESGKQVVQTTASDMQRLAEVLDEAAESVGRVSHDSQAIENVVAVINSIAERTNLLALNAAIEAARAGEAGRGFAVVADEVRSLATRTQDSTREIREMVGQLQSGAGKTAEIMRNSREMAQHTVEQTRIAENALIRIRQEVGAINDMNAQIASASTQQGVAAQEVNQNITRIHDAAMESSVGSNQVALSSRELSALADNLTRKVSFFKV; translated from the coding sequence ATGCCCCGCTCTCTGACAATCGCCAAACGCCTTGGACTGGGCTTTGGGCTGGTGCTTTCGCTATTGACCCTGGTGACCCTGATCGGGGTCAATCGGGTCGGCCTGATCGACTCGACGTTGACCGATGTCAGTGACGACAGCGCGGTCAAACAACGTTATGCAATCAACTTTCGCGGCAGCGTGCATGACCGTGCCATCGCCATCCGCGATGCAGTGCTGGTGCGTGACAATGCCGGCCTGCAGAACCACCTCGGCAATATCGAGAAGTTGAACGCCGACTATCAGGCTTCGGCACAACCGATGGACGCGATTTTCGCCAAAATGGGGGCTTCGGACGCCGAACGTCGTCTGCTGGACGACATCAAGAGCACCGAGCGCACCACCCTGGCCCTCACCGCCCGCTTGATCGAGCTGCGCCGACAGGGCGACATGGACAAGGCCCAGGCCTTCCTGCTGTCCGATATTTCCCCGGCCTACAAGGAATGGCTCAAACGCATCAATGCCCTGATCGACTGGGAGGAAGCCTCGATCGGCAAGCAACTGACCGAAGTACGCACCACCGCCAGCCACTTCGCCACGCTGATGCTGCTGGTCACCACCATCGCCGTATTGCTCAGCGTGCTGGTCTCGGTGCTGATCATCCGCAACCTCAAGTCGACACTTGGCGCCGAGCCGGAAGTCGTCGCCGACGCGATCCGTCAGTTGGCCAACGGCCAACTCGACGGTGTGATCGAAACACGTCACCCCAACAGCGTCATGGGCGCACTGAAGACCAGCAACCGTCACCTGGCCGAAACCATCACCGAGGTTCGTGCCGTGGCCCATGATCTGATCGGCTCGTCCTCGCAACTGCAGGCCAGCTCCGACAGCAACAGCGAACAGATGCGCCTGCAAACCGGGGAAACCCAACGCATGGCCACGGCGGTCAACCAGATGGCGGCCACGGTGCATGAAATCGCCGCCTATGCGCAAAATGCCGCACAGGCCAGCAACGCCGCCGACCACGCGGTAGAAAGCGGCAAGCAGGTGGTGCAAACCACCGCCAGCGATATGCAGCGCCTGGCCGAAGTGCTCGATGAGGCCGCCGAATCCGTCGGGCGTGTGTCCCATGACAGCCAGGCCATCGAAAACGTGGTCGCAGTGATCAACTCGATTGCCGAGCGCACCAACCTGCTGGCGCTGAACGCTGCTATCGAAGCCGCCCGCGCCGGTGAGGCGGGACGAGGTTTTGCCGTGGTGGCCGACGAGGTCCGCTCGCTGGCGACCCGCACCCAGGACTCGACCCGGGAAATCCGCGAGATGGTCGGGCAGTTGCAGTCCGGCGCTGGCAAGACCGCCGAGATCATGCGCAACAGCCGCGAGATGGCCCAACACACCGTCGAGCAGACACGTATTGCGGAAAATGCGCTGATCCGCATTCGGCAGGAAGTCGGTGCGATCAACGACATGAACGCGCAGATCGCCAGCGCCTCCACCCAGCAAGGGGTTGCGGCCCAGGAAGTGAACCAGAACATCACCCGCATCCACGATGCGGCCATGGAAAGCTCGGTGGGCTCCAATCAGGTCGCCCTGTCCAGCCGGGAACTGTCGGCGCTGGCCGATAACCTGACGCGCAAGGTGAGTTTCTTCAAGGTCTGA
- a CDS encoding glycerate kinase: MKIIIAPDSFKDSLSADGVAKAIAQGLAEVLPQAQLLQYPMADGGEGTVESVLAACQGELRTESVQGPLGAWVQAHWGWLPQTRTAIIEMAEASGLQLVPPGQRDACITSTYGTGQLIGAALDAGALRIILAIGGSATNDAGAGALQALGLGLFDAQGRTLARGGLALAGLGRIETAGLDPRLAEVRFDIAADVNNPLCGEHGASAIFGPQKGASPTQVQALDAALGHFADLCAQQLPRDVRDEPGSGAAGGLGFAAKAFFGAQFRPGVEVVAELVGLDQAVQGADLVITGEGRFDAQTLRGKTPFGVARIAQRHGVPVIVLAGTLGEGYEQMYQHGVDAAFALASGPMSLEQACADAAVLLSARARDIARVWRLAAAR; encoded by the coding sequence ATGAAAATCATCATCGCCCCTGATTCCTTCAAGGACAGTCTGAGTGCCGACGGTGTCGCCAAGGCCATTGCCCAGGGGCTGGCCGAGGTACTGCCGCAGGCGCAACTGCTGCAGTATCCCATGGCCGATGGGGGCGAGGGCACGGTGGAGTCGGTACTCGCCGCCTGTCAGGGCGAACTGCGCACCGAGAGCGTCCAGGGACCGTTGGGGGCCTGGGTGCAGGCCCACTGGGGCTGGTTGCCGCAAACCCGCACGGCGATCATCGAGATGGCCGAAGCCAGCGGTTTGCAGTTGGTGCCGCCAGGCCAGCGGGATGCCTGCATCACCAGCACGTATGGCACTGGCCAGTTGATCGGTGCGGCGCTCGATGCCGGGGCACTGCGGATCATTCTGGCCATTGGCGGCAGTGCCACCAACGATGCCGGCGCCGGTGCCTTGCAGGCCCTCGGCCTGGGGTTGTTCGACGCTCAGGGCCGCACGCTGGCCCGTGGCGGCCTGGCCCTGGCCGGGCTGGGGCGCATCGAGACCGCGGGGCTCGACCCACGCCTGGCCGAAGTGCGCTTCGATATCGCCGCTGACGTGAACAATCCCTTGTGTGGCGAGCACGGCGCGTCGGCGATCTTCGGTCCCCAAAAGGGTGCTTCACCCACCCAGGTGCAAGCGTTGGACGCCGCGCTCGGCCACTTTGCCGATCTGTGCGCCCAACAGTTGCCCAGAGATGTCCGTGACGAACCGGGCAGTGGCGCGGCCGGCGGGTTGGGGTTTGCCGCCAAGGCTTTTTTCGGCGCGCAGTTCCGGCCGGGAGTGGAGGTGGTCGCCGAGCTGGTCGGCCTGGACCAGGCGGTGCAGGGCGCCGATCTGGTGATCACCGGCGAAGGCCGTTTTGATGCGCAGACCTTGCGTGGCAAGACGCCTTTCGGTGTGGCCCGGATCGCCCAGCGACATGGCGTGCCGGTGATCGTACTGGCGGGCACCCTGGGTGAAGGTTACGAGCAGATGTATCAGCACGGAGTCGATGCGGCCTTCGCCCTGGCTTCCGGGCCGATGAGCCTGGAGCAGGCTTGTGCCGATGCGGCGGTGCTGCTGTCGGCTCGGGCGCGAGATATCGCCCGCGTCTGGAGACTGGCGGCGGCGCGCTGA
- the pssA gene encoding CDP-diacylglycerol--serine O-phosphatidyltransferase has product MPLLFKRSLLPKLRSFPMTADALTILPSAAEFRRCLLERIAAARQRITLVALYLQEDEAGQEILDALHAAKAARPELEIVVVVDWLRAQRGLIGAAKQPGNSAWYQAQTRAHDTEVPIYGVPVQTRELFGVLHLKGFIIDDCVIYSGASLNNVYLHKFDKYRFDRYHLLHNQALADSMQGLVQKELLASHAVCRLDLPSLPTTRSLRGGIGDLRSRLKSAQYDTRAGGEPSFNLSVSPLLGLGKNNPLSRVICELIGASQLQLTLCTPYFNLPLAVTREINRALERGVKIDIIVGDKTANDFYIPPSEPFKVIAALPYLYEISLRRFAKRHQAAIDKGLLNLHLWRDGDNTYHLKGMWVDQRYTLLTGNNLNPRAFRLDLENALLIDDPRSELLDVRARELELIMENTRRIGSFRDLETLLDYPEAVGKFLRRVSRVKIERLLYRML; this is encoded by the coding sequence ATGCCGTTGCTCTTCAAACGCTCCCTGTTGCCCAAACTGCGCAGCTTCCCAATGACTGCCGATGCCTTGACCATCCTGCCTTCGGCCGCCGAGTTCCGGCGTTGTCTGCTGGAGCGGATTGCTGCGGCGCGGCAGCGCATCACCCTGGTGGCGCTGTATCTGCAGGAAGACGAGGCCGGGCAGGAAATCCTCGATGCCCTGCATGCGGCCAAGGCGGCCCGACCAGAGTTGGAGATCGTGGTGGTGGTCGACTGGCTGCGTGCCCAGCGCGGGTTGATCGGTGCGGCCAAGCAACCGGGCAACAGCGCCTGGTACCAGGCGCAGACCCGCGCTCATGACACCGAGGTACCGATCTACGGTGTACCGGTGCAGACCCGCGAGTTGTTCGGCGTGCTGCACCTCAAGGGCTTCATCATTGATGACTGCGTGATTTACAGCGGCGCGAGCCTGAATAACGTTTATCTGCACAAGTTCGACAAGTACCGTTTCGACCGTTACCACCTGTTGCACAACCAGGCCCTGGCCGATTCGATGCAAGGGCTGGTGCAAAAGGAGTTGCTGGCTTCCCATGCGGTCTGCCGCCTGGATCTGCCGAGCCTGCCGACCACCCGCAGCCTGCGTGGCGGTATCGGCGACCTGCGCAGCCGGCTGAAAAGCGCCCAGTACGATACCCGTGCCGGCGGCGAGCCGAGCTTCAATCTGTCGGTCAGCCCGTTGCTCGGCCTGGGCAAGAACAACCCGTTGAGTCGGGTGATCTGCGAACTGATCGGCGCCAGCCAACTGCAACTGACCCTCTGCACGCCGTACTTCAACCTGCCGCTGGCGGTGACCCGGGAGATCAACCGGGCGCTGGAGCGTGGTGTGAAGATCGACATCATCGTCGGCGACAAGACCGCCAACGACTTCTACATTCCGCCAAGCGAGCCGTTCAAGGTGATCGCGGCGCTGCCGTACCTGTATGAAATCAGCCTGCGGCGTTTCGCCAAGCGGCATCAGGCGGCGATCGACAAGGGGTTGCTCAACCTGCATCTGTGGCGTGACGGTGACAACACCTATCACCTCAAGGGCATGTGGGTTGACCAGCGCTACACCTTGCTGACCGGCAACAACCTCAATCCGCGGGCGTTCCGGCTGGATCTGGAAAACGCCTTGCTGATCGATGATCCGCGCAGCGAACTGCTGGATGTACGGGCCCGGGAGCTGGAGTTGATCATGGAAAATACCCGGCGGATCGGCAGTTTCCGTGATCTGGAGACGCTGCTCGACTACCCTGAGGCGGTGGGCAAGTTCCTGCGGCGGGTGAGCAGGGTGAAGATCGAGCGGTTGCTCTATCGGATGCTCTGA
- a CDS encoding tetratricopeptide repeat protein, with product MSHRKNIFSVPFLIASCLAASLSSTLALAAGDTPQPPKPKCTSQQVWNPKTNKCEPLVSSRASDDDRADYAYSLAKNQQYQEALNVLDTLNNPNTAKALNYRGYATRKLGRTDEGIDYYLRAVKLDPNYAQVREYLGEAYVIKGRLDLAQEQLQTIRSLCGTQCEAYEDLADAIAHPIQG from the coding sequence ATGAGCCATCGCAAAAACATTTTCAGCGTTCCTTTCCTGATTGCCAGCTGCCTGGCGGCTTCGTTGTCGAGCACCCTGGCATTGGCTGCCGGCGATACTCCGCAGCCACCCAAGCCCAAGTGCACCAGCCAGCAGGTGTGGAACCCGAAAACCAACAAGTGCGAACCCCTGGTGAGCAGTCGCGCCAGTGATGACGACCGCGCCGACTATGCCTACAGCCTGGCCAAGAACCAGCAGTACCAGGAAGCGCTGAACGTACTCGACACACTGAACAACCCCAACACCGCCAAGGCGCTGAACTATCGCGGCTACGCGACCCGCAAGCTGGGGCGTACCGACGAAGGTATCGACTATTACCTGAGGGCGGTAAAGCTCGATCCAAACTACGCTCAGGTACGCGAATACCTGGGTGAGGCCTATGTGATCAAGGGCCGTCTGGATCTCGCCCAGGAACAATTGCAGACCATCAGGTCGCTCTGCGGCACCCAGTGCGAAGCCTATGAAGACCTGGCCGATGCTATCGCCCATCCGATCCAGGGCTGA
- a CDS encoding TetR/AcrR family transcriptional regulator, with the protein MNENTPNPTRDTLLDTAEQLIYQSGIHATGIDLLVKTSGVARKSIYKHFGTKDGLTVEALRRRDVRWMQWYRDEVDKAATSGERLLNLFSVLTGWFTSEGFRGCAFINTAGETGDPQDPIRLLAKEHKQKLLDYLVELCEAHGIDDPLVVARQLLILIDGAITVALVMGDHGAADNAQCMARKLLAL; encoded by the coding sequence ATGAACGAAAATACGCCGAACCCGACCCGTGACACCCTTCTGGATACTGCCGAGCAGTTGATCTACCAAAGTGGCATCCACGCCACCGGAATCGATCTGCTGGTAAAGACTTCCGGTGTTGCGCGCAAAAGTATCTACAAGCACTTCGGTACCAAGGACGGCCTGACGGTCGAAGCCTTGCGCCGGCGTGACGTGCGCTGGATGCAGTGGTACCGCGACGAGGTCGACAAGGCCGCCACCAGCGGCGAACGCCTGCTCAACCTGTTCAGCGTGCTGACAGGCTGGTTCACGTCCGAGGGTTTTCGCGGCTGCGCCTTCATCAATACGGCTGGCGAAACCGGCGACCCGCAGGATCCGATCCGCCTGCTGGCCAAGGAACACAAACAGAAACTGCTCGACTACCTCGTCGAGCTCTGTGAAGCACATGGCATCGACGATCCGTTGGTGGTTGCCCGGCAACTACTTATCCTGATCGACGGCGCCATTACCGTGGCACTGGTCATGGGTGACCACGGTGCAGCCGATAATGCGCAATGCATGGCGCGGAAGTTATTGGCGCTGTAA
- a CDS encoding anti-sigma factor family protein, translating into MTDQFSHHMPSDELLVAFIDDQLDAEERARVAVAIAENPAVAARIDWLGRSSMPFQQAYDELLEQAPHSRLADMLETLGAQPARPSMSRRRFLAVAAGFMVAGVAADRLFQVWQAPKEQSEATWRSVVADYMTLYTKQTLDNLPNDETAQRAQLRTLDKDLGLTLEPDQVLLPGAQLKRAQMLEYDSEPIAQLAYMDTQYGPLALCITRAQKGTRPPTEEVRRGMNVVFWVGQTHAYMLIGRNPAAELHVMADLLRQRFAT; encoded by the coding sequence ATGACAGACCAGTTTTCTCACCACATGCCATCCGATGAGTTGCTGGTGGCGTTTATCGACGACCAGCTGGATGCCGAGGAACGGGCCAGGGTGGCCGTCGCCATTGCCGAGAACCCCGCGGTCGCCGCGCGTATCGACTGGCTGGGCCGCAGCAGCATGCCCTTCCAGCAAGCCTACGATGAGTTGCTGGAGCAAGCGCCGCACAGCCGCCTCGCCGACATGCTTGAAACGCTGGGCGCGCAGCCGGCAAGACCGTCGATGAGTCGCCGCAGGTTCCTCGCGGTCGCAGCCGGGTTCATGGTCGCGGGCGTTGCCGCCGACCGGTTGTTCCAGGTCTGGCAGGCACCGAAGGAACAGAGCGAGGCCACTTGGCGCAGTGTGGTCGCCGACTACATGACGCTTTATACCAAGCAGACCCTGGATAACCTGCCGAACGATGAAACCGCGCAGCGGGCGCAGTTACGCACCCTCGACAAGGACCTCGGACTGACGCTGGAACCCGATCAGGTGCTGCTGCCGGGGGCTCAACTCAAGCGTGCACAGATGCTGGAATACGACAGCGAGCCGATAGCCCAGTTGGCCTATATGGACACGCAATACGGGCCGCTGGCGTTGTGTATCACCCGGGCGCAGAAAGGTACGCGACCGCCGACCGAGGAAGTCCGCCGAGGCATGAACGTGGTGTTCTGGGTCGGCCAGACTCATGCCTATATGCTGATCGGACGCAACCCGGCAGCCGAACTGCATGTCATGGCCGATCTTCTTCGCCAGCGCTTCGCGACCTAG